The following are from one region of the Sardina pilchardus chromosome 4, fSarPil1.1, whole genome shotgun sequence genome:
- the LOC134078192 gene encoding claudin-like protein ZF-A89 encodes MASGGLQILGTTLAIIGWIGSIIICALPMWKVTAFIGNNIVTAQIFWEGLWMNCVKQSTGQMQCKVYDSMLALPRDLQAARALVVISILVTVMGILLAVAGGKCTNCLENGVGKARVVIAAGVFFLVGGALCLIPVSWSAHSVIRDFYNPIIVDAQRRELGASLFIGWGSAGLLLLGGALLCCQCPKNDDRGYSAKYSAPRSTSSGRAYV; translated from the coding sequence ATGGCATCCGGCGGCCTCCAGATCCTGGGCACTACTCTGGCGATTATTGGTTGGATTGGTAGCATCATCATTTGCGCTCTGCCTATGTGGAAGGTGACTGCATTTATTGGCAACAACATTGTCACAGCTCAGATCTTCTGGGAAGGCCTGTGGATGAACTGTGTGAAGCAGAGCACCGGGCAGATGCAATGCAAGGTCTACGACTCCATGCTGGCTCTCCCACGGGACCTACAGGCTGCACGTGCTCTGGTCGTCATTTCCATCCTGGTGACCGTGATGGGTATCCTGTTAGCCGTCGCTGGAGGGAAGTGCACCAACTGCCTGGAGAATGGCGTCGGCAAGGCCAGAGTGGTCATTGCCGCTGGGGTGTTCTTTCTGGTCGGCGGTGCCCTCTGCTTGATCCCAGTCTCCTGGTCCGCCCACTCGGTCATCAGGGATTTCTACAACCCCATCATCGTCGACGCGCAACGCCGGGAGCTGGGCGCGTCCCTCTTCATCGGTTGGGGGTCCGCCGGACTGCTGCTTCTCGGAGGAGCTCTTCTCTGCTGCCAGTGCCCCAAGAATGACGACCGTGGCTACTCTGCAAAGTATTCGGCTCCAAGGTCCACCTCTAGCGGGAGAGCCTACGTGTGA
- the rfc3 gene encoding replication factor C subunit 3, translated as MSLWVDKYRPTSLAKLDYHKEQANKLKNLVQCGDFPHLLVYGPSGAGKKTRIMCLMRELYGAGVEKLRIEHQSITAPSKKKIEINTIASNYHLEVNPSDAGNSDRVVIQELIKTVAQSQQIQSSTQREFKVVLLTEVDRLTKDAQHALRRTMEKYMSTCRLILCCNSTSKVISPIRSRCLAVRVSLPSVEEVCSVLTSVCKKEGLLLPTELAKQIAERSGRNLRKALLMCEACRVQQYPFSADQEIPETDWEVYVRETANAIVSQQSPQRLLEVRARLYELLTHCIPPEVIMKGLLTELLSNCDGHLKGEVVQLAAYYEHRLQLGNKAIYHLEAFVAKFMAIYKKFMEDGLDNFMF; from the exons ATGAGTTTATGGGTGGATAAGTACAGACCTACATCTCTAGCAAAACTGGACTACCACAAAGAGCAGGCGAATAAACTGAAAAACCTG GTACAATGTGGAGACTTTCCTCACCTCCTAGTGTATGGCCCGTCTGGCGCGGGAAAGAAAACTCGCATAATGTGTTTGATGCGCGAGTTGTATGGCGCAGGTGTGGAGAAGCTCCGCATCGAGCATCAGTCTATCACAGCGCCTTCAAAGAAGAAAATAGAAATAAACACAATAGCAAGCAACTATCACTTGGAAGTGAATCCTAGCGACGCAGGCAACAGTGACAGAGTTGTGATACAGGAGCTTATCAAAACTGTGGCGCAGTCTCAGCAGATTCAGTCTAGCACGCAGAGGGAGTTCAAGGTGGTACTGCTGACTGAGGTGGACCGACTAACTAAAGACGCCCAACACGCGCTGCGTCGCACCATGGAGAAGTACATGTCCACATGCCGCCTGATTCTCTGCTGCAACTCCACATCCAAGGTCATCTCCCCCATCAGGAGCAGGTGTCTGGCTGTGCGGGTTTCCCTGCCCAGCGTGGAGGAGGTGTGCAGTGTCCTGACCAGCGTCTGCAAGAAGGAGGGGCTGCTGCTCCCCACCGAGCTGGCCAAACAGATCGCAGAGCGCTCGGGCCGCAACCTGCGCAAAGCCCTGCTGATGTGCGAGGCGTGCCGTGTGCAGCAGTACCCCTTCTCGGCCGACCAGGAGATCCCCGAGACCGACTGGGAGGTGTACGTGCGGGAGACGGCCAACGCCATCGTCAGCCAGCAGAGCCCGCAGCGGCTGCTGGAGGTGCGCGCCCGACTGTACGAGCTGCTGACCCACTGCATCCCGCCAGAGGTGATCATGAAGGGGCTGCTGACGGAGCTGCTGAGCAACTGCGACGGGCACCTCAAGGGCGAGGTGGTCCAGCTGGCCGCCTATTATGAGCATCGGCTTCAGCTTGGCAACAAGGCGATCTACCACCTGGAGGCCTTCGTGGCCAAGTTCATGGCTATCTACAAGAAGTTCATGGAGGACGGCTTGGATAATTTCATGTTCTGA